The Mycobacterium seoulense genome has a window encoding:
- a CDS encoding GMC oxidoreductase encodes MADGELTAREAERGVWDVIVVGTGMGGGTLGYSLARSGRRVLFVEKGRSTLPGAPGTIRASMPEVAERVACRSAETYYAALTRSGRSTDEVEDISARSPRRFVPFLGSGTGGSSSLYGMVCERFFARDFAPRQHFRNPGDSTVPEAWPVTYDEMRPWYAAAEKLLGVRGEPDPLRPEAADAGLPAAPPFSAENQPLVDYLAGRGLHPYHLPMACDYTEECSTCQSYLCSQSCKNDAGRNCVLPAVTDHGAHLLPECRVVRLEADRTKVTQVICESPSGTLALKAEVVVLAAGALVTPVLLLNSRSADWPRGLANGSDLVGRNLMRHLVDMVEIWPQPDVRMMGANKEIGLNDFYFWEGQKYGTVQSFGSMPPLEIMTSTPGWRARALRLMNPVVRRGYERFFNGGLVLAAIMEDLPYLDNRVLQSDRPDVDGRQRLRLQYRLHPNEIDRRAVFLRQLKEVLEPFRKITLRGAEDNKAVAHVCGTCRFGDDPASSVLDRHNRAHEVENLYVVDSSFFPSSAGLNPSLTIAANALRVAAHVDQAHFAT; translated from the coding sequence TTGGCCGACGGGGAGCTGACCGCACGGGAGGCGGAACGCGGCGTGTGGGACGTCATCGTCGTCGGTACCGGCATGGGCGGCGGGACCCTGGGCTACTCATTAGCCCGCTCGGGGCGAAGGGTGCTGTTCGTCGAAAAGGGACGCTCGACCCTGCCGGGGGCACCAGGGACGATTCGAGCTTCGATGCCCGAAGTCGCCGAGCGCGTGGCCTGCCGTTCTGCGGAGACGTACTACGCCGCCTTGACCCGGTCCGGCCGCTCAACGGACGAGGTCGAAGATATCAGCGCCCGGTCGCCGCGGCGATTTGTGCCCTTTTTGGGCAGCGGGACGGGGGGGTCGTCATCCCTCTATGGCATGGTCTGCGAGCGATTTTTCGCTCGGGACTTCGCTCCCCGCCAGCATTTCCGCAACCCGGGCGATTCCACCGTGCCGGAGGCCTGGCCGGTCACCTACGACGAGATGCGGCCCTGGTATGCCGCGGCCGAAAAGCTGCTCGGGGTTCGTGGCGAGCCCGACCCACTGCGCCCGGAGGCCGCCGACGCGGGTCTGCCTGCCGCACCGCCGTTTTCGGCAGAGAACCAGCCTCTGGTCGACTATCTGGCGGGTCGCGGTTTGCATCCCTATCACCTGCCGATGGCCTGTGATTACACCGAAGAATGTTCCACCTGCCAGAGCTACCTCTGCAGCCAGTCGTGCAAGAACGACGCCGGCCGCAATTGCGTGCTGCCGGCCGTCACCGACCACGGAGCCCACCTGTTGCCCGAATGTCGGGTCGTGCGCCTGGAAGCAGACCGCACCAAAGTCACTCAAGTGATTTGCGAGAGTCCGTCCGGGACCTTGGCGTTGAAGGCCGAGGTGGTGGTGCTGGCCGCCGGCGCGCTGGTGACGCCCGTGCTGTTGCTCAATTCCCGTTCGGCAGATTGGCCGCGCGGCTTGGCCAACGGCTCAGATTTGGTGGGCCGCAACCTGATGCGTCATCTTGTTGACATGGTCGAAATCTGGCCGCAGCCCGACGTCAGGATGATGGGCGCCAACAAAGAGATCGGGCTGAACGATTTCTATTTCTGGGAGGGCCAAAAATACGGCACCGTGCAGTCATTCGGCTCGATGCCACCCCTGGAAATCATGACCAGCACTCCCGGGTGGCGGGCGAGGGCATTGCGCCTGATGAATCCAGTGGTGCGCCGGGGTTATGAGCGGTTCTTCAACGGTGGACTGGTGCTTGCGGCCATCATGGAAGACTTGCCCTACCTGGACAACCGCGTCTTGCAATCCGATCGGCCGGATGTGGACGGTCGCCAGCGCCTGCGCCTCCAGTATCGCCTTCACCCCAATGAGATCGACCGCCGCGCAGTGTTTTTGAGACAGTTGAAAGAAGTGCTAGAGCCGTTCCGCAAAATCACGCTGCGGGGCGCCGAAGACAACAAAGCCGTGGCCCACGTCTGCGGCACATGCCGCTTTGGTGACGATCCCGCATCCAGCGTGCTGGACCGGCACAACAGGGCGCACGAAGTCGAAAACCTATACGTCGTGGATAGCTCGTTCTTCCCTTCCAGCGCCGGCTTGAATCCAAGCTTGACGATCGCCGCCAACGCCCTGCGAGTGGCGGCGCACGTTGACCAGGCGCACTTCGCCACCTGA
- a CDS encoding acyltransferase family protein, which yields MKLSQVFDPRMNALNVWRLVMASAVVLQHSWPLTGHTAPGLHGLYDVAVDGFFVLSGFLITASWHRNPRPREYFAARALRIFPGLWVCLIVVAFVIAPIGVAIQGGSPKKLLMSAAPIEYVLNNAVLNVYHGSIAGTPNGVPWPHVWDGTLWTLIFELFCYIGVAGAGVVGLLGRRWAVPLAFVLAVSLAAVVSYPGFAVQTIPQMIGRFAVMFLAGMLIHQFREVLPARWSLVIVCLVIAIGSALLSTNYRVIGAIPLAYGVIVSGALIHNPRLRLRTDLSYGIYIYGWPVQQFLVMCGLSFLNPFVFFAVAGAATLPLAALSWFGVEKRAMALKSRFTRKRHGLPAATVQQEATSG from the coding sequence ATGAAACTGAGCCAAGTGTTCGATCCGCGCATGAATGCCCTCAATGTGTGGCGACTTGTGATGGCCAGTGCCGTCGTACTACAGCACTCCTGGCCGCTGACCGGCCACACGGCTCCTGGTTTACACGGCCTCTATGACGTAGCAGTCGACGGCTTCTTCGTCCTCTCGGGGTTTCTCATCACGGCGAGTTGGCACCGCAACCCGCGCCCTCGCGAGTACTTCGCCGCGCGCGCCCTGCGTATCTTTCCGGGATTGTGGGTCTGCCTGATTGTCGTCGCCTTCGTCATCGCCCCGATCGGAGTGGCCATTCAGGGCGGGTCGCCGAAGAAATTACTAATGTCGGCTGCGCCAATCGAATACGTGCTGAACAACGCGGTACTGAACGTGTACCACGGCAGTATCGCAGGGACGCCGAACGGAGTCCCCTGGCCCCATGTGTGGGATGGGACGCTCTGGACGCTGATATTCGAGCTGTTCTGCTACATCGGAGTCGCCGGTGCCGGCGTTGTAGGGCTGCTAGGGCGCCGTTGGGCCGTTCCTCTCGCGTTCGTACTGGCGGTGTCATTGGCCGCGGTGGTGTCCTACCCGGGCTTCGCGGTGCAAACCATCCCGCAGATGATTGGACGCTTCGCGGTAATGTTCCTGGCCGGAATGCTCATACACCAGTTCCGCGAGGTGTTGCCCGCTCGATGGTCGCTCGTAATTGTCTGCTTGGTTATCGCCATTGGTTCCGCCTTGCTCAGCACCAACTATCGGGTGATCGGGGCCATTCCGTTGGCGTACGGGGTTATCGTTTCAGGCGCACTGATCCATAATCCGCGCCTCAGGCTACGGACCGATCTTTCGTATGGCATCTACATCTACGGGTGGCCGGTGCAGCAGTTCCTGGTCATGTGCGGGCTCAGCTTTTTGAATCCGTTCGTGTTCTTCGCCGTTGCCGGTGCCGCGACCCTGCCTCTCGCCGCATTGAGCTGGTTTGGGGTCGAGAAGCGGGCGATGGCGTTGAAGTCCCGGTTCACCCGGAAACGCCATGGTTTGCCCGCAGCCACCGTTCAGCAGGAGGCAACCTCCGGGTAG
- a CDS encoding class I SAM-dependent methyltransferase — translation MTSLTSKPKVRWTPRTLTILFFCWLGAMRPSVARHYITDAVRYRLVKRGVPSRTAKHIAAVTAEFEEKAAQGQFQERWFDMNIVPWCVTFPKVFDRADPVRILEIGSWEGRSSLFFLTYFSRGTLTAVDTWAGSDEWHYNATPDLRDLEARFDSNVSSGATRVTKRKGSSLNMLPQLLAEKQEFDVIYVDGSHFSDDAIVDCLNSWRLLKQGGVIIFDDVMWPAYPRARANTAWAINQFLKYHAGEYKVLHAQYQILLQKKHAFVDEIADWVSKPPVPAAISDPSNNGRSREQTHQHQLG, via the coding sequence ATGACCAGCCTGACGAGCAAACCGAAAGTTCGGTGGACGCCCAGAACCCTCACCATCCTATTTTTTTGTTGGCTTGGGGCGATGCGTCCTTCCGTGGCTCGGCACTATATCACCGACGCTGTGCGCTATCGCCTAGTCAAGCGGGGAGTTCCGTCGCGGACCGCCAAGCACATTGCTGCGGTCACCGCGGAATTTGAGGAAAAAGCAGCGCAAGGGCAATTTCAAGAGCGCTGGTTCGATATGAACATCGTGCCGTGGTGTGTCACCTTTCCGAAGGTTTTCGATCGCGCAGACCCGGTACGCATCCTCGAGATAGGGTCGTGGGAAGGGCGCTCAAGCCTGTTCTTCCTGACGTACTTCTCGCGCGGCACGTTAACCGCGGTCGATACCTGGGCAGGTAGTGACGAATGGCATTACAACGCGACCCCGGACTTGCGGGACCTGGAAGCCAGGTTTGACAGCAACGTTTCCTCGGGTGCAACGCGCGTAACGAAGCGCAAGGGATCGTCGCTGAATATGTTGCCGCAATTGCTGGCCGAGAAACAAGAATTCGACGTCATCTATGTGGATGGATCCCACTTCTCCGATGATGCAATCGTCGACTGCCTTAATTCCTGGCGTTTGCTCAAACAAGGCGGGGTCATAATATTCGATGACGTTATGTGGCCGGCCTATCCTCGAGCCCGGGCGAATACCGCATGGGCGATCAATCAATTTCTGAAATACCACGCGGGCGAATACAAGGTTCTGCACGCCCAGTACCAAATCCTCCTGCAGAAGAAGCATGCATTCGTCGACGAGATCGCGGATTGGGTCAGCAAGCCACCCGTCCCGGCTGCGATTTCAGATCCGTCGAATAACGGTCGCTCGCGGGAACAAACGCATCAACATCAGTTGGGCTAG
- a CDS encoding glycosyltransferase has product MRFVLASYGTRGDIEPSLVVARELARRGHDVRMAVPPDSVGFVEAAGVSAVAYGLDTRTWVDVYRNFWTSFFGAFWKIRDLRKLWHEMWELSDESWTQMSKTLTSVADGADLLFVGLSYQEAAVNVAEYLNIPLATLHHVPVRANSQLLPILPAPLSRLAMTAFDWLGWLLNRKVERAQRRELGLPKANSPAARRFARSGALEIQAYDEACFPGLAAEWAKWDGQRPFVGALTMAMTTEADGEVASWIAAGTPPICFGFGSMPVESPADAIEMISSACAELGERALICAGWSDFSDVPHGDHVKVVGAVNYAAVFPACRAVVHHGGSGTTAASMRAGVPTLILSMDVNQMLWGARVKRLKVGTSRRFSNTTRESLVADLRRILDPEYATRARELAGRMTTPADSVAKAADLVEDYARSRHRA; this is encoded by the coding sequence ATGAGATTTGTGCTGGCGAGTTACGGGACCCGAGGCGACATCGAGCCGTCCTTGGTGGTCGCCCGTGAACTGGCGCGCAGAGGGCACGACGTCCGGATGGCTGTGCCACCCGACTCGGTCGGTTTTGTCGAGGCGGCAGGCGTTTCGGCAGTCGCCTACGGCCTGGACACGCGAACGTGGGTGGACGTGTATCGCAACTTCTGGACGTCTTTCTTCGGGGCCTTCTGGAAGATCAGAGACCTTCGGAAGCTCTGGCACGAAATGTGGGAGCTGAGCGACGAGTCCTGGACCCAGATGAGCAAGACGCTGACATCGGTGGCGGACGGAGCCGACCTGCTGTTCGTCGGCCTCAGCTACCAGGAGGCCGCGGTCAACGTCGCGGAATACCTGAACATCCCGTTAGCCACGCTGCATCACGTCCCGGTACGCGCGAACAGCCAGCTGTTACCCATCCTGCCGGCGCCGCTTTCGCGGCTGGCAATGACGGCCTTCGACTGGCTGGGCTGGCTCCTGAACAGGAAAGTCGAGCGTGCCCAGCGCCGTGAACTCGGGTTACCGAAAGCGAACAGCCCCGCGGCGCGGCGGTTTGCCCGAAGCGGAGCGCTGGAAATTCAGGCCTACGACGAGGCGTGCTTTCCTGGGCTGGCCGCGGAATGGGCCAAATGGGACGGCCAACGTCCGTTTGTTGGTGCCCTGACAATGGCAATGACCACCGAGGCCGACGGGGAAGTCGCATCCTGGATCGCCGCGGGCACCCCTCCCATTTGCTTCGGGTTCGGCAGCATGCCGGTGGAATCCCCCGCCGACGCGATCGAGATGATCAGCTCCGCCTGCGCGGAGCTGGGCGAGCGTGCGTTGATCTGCGCGGGTTGGAGTGACTTCAGTGACGTCCCGCATGGTGACCACGTCAAGGTGGTCGGCGCCGTTAACTACGCCGCGGTCTTTCCCGCCTGCCGAGCCGTGGTCCATCACGGCGGCTCGGGCACCACGGCCGCGAGCATGCGGGCCGGGGTTCCCACCCTGATCCTGTCGATGGACGTCAATCAGATGCTCTGGGGAGCCCGGGTCAAACGGCTGAAGGTGGGAACGTCCCGGCGCTTTTCGAATACAACGCGCGAATCCCTCGTCGCTGACCTGCGCCGAATCCTTGACCCCGAATACGCGACCCGCGCCCGCGAACTCGCCGGCCGGATGACCACACCCGCCGACTCCGTCGCGAAGGCTGCTGACCTAGTAGAGGACTACGCCCGTTCGAGGCATCGTGCCTGA
- a CDS encoding TylF/MycF/NovP-related O-methyltransferase: MTDSDVRSLYLDQIRRDLTRYGMDQLVPVGWPLRMRASVGWLTWLPFLKNRSWMLVRKRPFDQHARDLGMDWPADAETMIGMKRLTSLQHCVETVLTEGVPGDLVECGVWRGGASILMRAVLAAYGDKTRRVWLADSFEGVPPPDTANYEADKLPRFSLGLHHAAPVLAVSEAEVRRNFERYNLLDDQVRFLPGWFKDTLQGAPIDQIAVLRLDGDLYESTIQALDALYPRLSPGGFCIIDDYNLAGCRQAVADYRGKHGISSEIVTIDQCGVFWRK; the protein is encoded by the coding sequence GTGACCGATAGCGACGTCCGATCTCTCTACCTGGATCAGATCCGGCGCGACCTCACCAGGTATGGCATGGACCAACTCGTGCCCGTGGGGTGGCCGCTGCGGATGCGCGCCAGCGTGGGGTGGTTGACGTGGCTTCCGTTCCTCAAGAACCGCAGCTGGATGCTGGTGCGCAAGCGCCCATTCGATCAGCACGCACGCGACTTGGGCATGGATTGGCCGGCCGACGCCGAGACCATGATCGGAATGAAGCGACTCACGAGTCTGCAGCATTGCGTTGAGACTGTGTTGACCGAGGGCGTCCCGGGTGATCTCGTCGAATGCGGTGTATGGCGGGGCGGCGCGTCGATTCTCATGCGAGCCGTTCTAGCGGCCTACGGGGACAAGACCCGGCGCGTCTGGCTGGCCGATTCATTCGAAGGTGTGCCGCCGCCGGACACCGCGAACTACGAAGCGGACAAGCTTCCGCGCTTCTCGCTCGGCCTGCATCACGCTGCGCCCGTCCTCGCGGTGTCGGAAGCTGAAGTCAGAAGAAATTTCGAACGCTACAACCTGCTGGATGATCAGGTCCGCTTCCTTCCGGGCTGGTTCAAGGACACGTTGCAGGGTGCGCCGATCGACCAGATCGCCGTGCTGAGGCTCGACGGCGATCTGTACGAATCGACGATTCAAGCGCTCGACGCCTTGTACCCGCGATTGTCACCAGGCGGTTTCTGCATCATCGACGACTACAACCTTGCCGGCTGTCGCCAAGCCGTCGCGGACTACCGTGGCAAGCACGGGATCTCCTCGGAGATCGTCACGATCGATCAATGTGGTGTGTTCTGGCGAAAGTAG
- a CDS encoding NAD-dependent epimerase/dehydratase family protein — protein sequence MLITGGAGFIGTLLSRRLVEAGYDVAVMDVLLPQVHGDRPTLKLAPSVRLFTGDVTHAPDFDAVLRLFRPSQIVHLAAETGTAQSLSQATRHGSVNVVGTTQLLDALSRFELVPDQLVLASSRAVYGEGAWRSGTHIFYPRPRSHAQLLAGAWDPVGPTGEAAVPIPNRAGETEPRPTNIYGATKLAQEHLLAAWTAAHDTKLSVLRLQNAYGPGQSLNNPYTGVVPFFARLSREKRPSEVYEDGRIVRDLVYIDDVVDALFAAVQRPAAESRCVDIGSGSGITIHELARKIAAIFDAPEPIVVPKFRDGDIRAASCSIEPASNELDWRPKWALDDGLRALVEWIGEQPEVRSAAGDSAASDVSSRR from the coding sequence GTGCTCATCACTGGCGGGGCAGGGTTCATCGGTACCCTGCTTTCGCGCCGTCTCGTCGAGGCCGGTTACGACGTCGCCGTAATGGATGTCCTGCTTCCTCAGGTGCACGGTGACCGTCCAACCCTGAAGCTGGCGCCGTCCGTGCGGCTTTTCACCGGTGACGTCACCCATGCACCAGACTTTGATGCAGTGCTGAGATTGTTCCGCCCCTCCCAAATCGTCCATTTGGCGGCCGAGACGGGAACCGCGCAGTCGCTGTCCCAGGCGACCCGCCACGGCTCGGTGAACGTCGTGGGCACGACGCAGCTCCTTGACGCGTTGAGCCGCTTCGAGCTGGTGCCCGATCAGCTCGTGTTGGCGTCGTCGAGGGCCGTCTACGGCGAGGGTGCGTGGCGATCCGGCACCCACATTTTCTATCCGCGACCCCGAAGCCACGCGCAGCTTCTCGCCGGCGCCTGGGACCCCGTGGGACCCACGGGCGAAGCCGCGGTGCCCATTCCGAACCGTGCGGGTGAAACCGAACCTCGGCCGACCAACATTTACGGCGCCACCAAGCTCGCCCAAGAACACCTGTTGGCCGCCTGGACCGCCGCGCACGACACGAAATTGAGCGTGTTGCGGCTCCAAAACGCCTACGGGCCGGGCCAATCGCTGAACAATCCGTATACGGGAGTGGTCCCGTTCTTCGCGCGGTTGTCCCGCGAGAAGCGGCCGTCTGAAGTGTACGAAGACGGCCGGATCGTGCGCGACCTGGTCTACATCGACGATGTCGTCGACGCGCTGTTCGCGGCAGTGCAAAGACCTGCGGCTGAATCGCGCTGCGTCGACATCGGCTCGGGCAGTGGCATAACCATCCATGAACTGGCGCGCAAGATCGCCGCGATCTTCGATGCCCCCGAGCCGATCGTCGTGCCGAAATTCCGCGACGGCGACATACGTGCGGCAAGCTGCAGCATCGAGCCGGCGAGCAACGAACTCGATTGGCGGCCCAAGTGGGCGCTCGACGACGGCCTGCGCGCCCTGGTCGAATGGATTGGCGAACAGCCCGAAGTGCGTTCCGCGGCAGGCGATTCCGCCGCGTCGGACGTCTCGTCCCGACGTTAA
- a CDS encoding methyltransferase domain-containing protein, with protein MTEQSCRLCKGVVREVLDLGPQPVSNAFVRPEKATKVPFFRLAIGLCGSCTMVQQLDEFPPHQMFHAEYPYRASGSSLIRKHGQDVARRIMQTCPGGRDGFVVEIGSNDGVMLKTLSEAGMRHLGVDPAAVAADVAQTNGVNVWKDFFNASTATKIRDEYGPAQLIYSANAISHISYLESIFLGVDILLAPDGLFVFEDRYLGDIVRCVYFDQIYDEHIYLFSVRSVQAMAARFGFELIDVEHLPLHGGSIRYTAARPGTSKPSASVAEFLAREEAEGLAEEATFAEFAAAVEGIRTDLVTLLRDLRAAGRRVVGYGATSRSATVMNYCGIGPELLPIVCDSTPEKQGRVTPGTRIPVCPPESFSDPYPDYALLFAWNHAEEIMAKERRFHENGGRWILYSPKVHLV; from the coding sequence TCCGCAGCCCGTCTCGAACGCCTTCGTGAGGCCCGAGAAGGCGACCAAGGTGCCGTTTTTTCGGCTTGCGATTGGACTCTGCGGGTCGTGCACCATGGTGCAGCAGCTTGACGAGTTTCCCCCGCACCAGATGTTTCACGCGGAATATCCTTACCGCGCGTCCGGTTCCTCACTGATCCGCAAACATGGCCAGGACGTGGCACGGCGGATCATGCAGACCTGCCCGGGCGGTCGCGATGGGTTCGTCGTCGAAATCGGCAGCAACGACGGCGTCATGCTGAAGACGCTCAGCGAGGCCGGGATGCGACATCTCGGAGTGGATCCGGCCGCGGTCGCTGCAGACGTGGCGCAGACCAACGGCGTCAATGTATGGAAGGACTTTTTCAACGCATCGACGGCGACCAAGATCCGCGACGAGTACGGGCCCGCACAACTGATCTACTCGGCGAACGCGATCAGCCACATCTCCTACCTCGAGTCGATCTTCCTCGGGGTCGACATCTTGCTCGCACCGGACGGGCTGTTCGTGTTCGAGGATCGCTATCTCGGCGACATCGTCAGGTGCGTCTACTTCGACCAAATCTACGACGAGCACATCTATCTGTTCTCGGTTCGGTCGGTGCAGGCGATGGCGGCTCGTTTCGGCTTCGAGCTGATCGATGTCGAACACCTTCCGTTACACGGGGGTTCCATCCGCTATACGGCGGCACGACCTGGCACCTCGAAGCCTTCCGCATCCGTGGCGGAATTCTTGGCGCGCGAGGAAGCCGAGGGCCTTGCCGAGGAAGCGACGTTCGCCGAGTTCGCCGCCGCGGTCGAGGGCATCCGGACGGACCTCGTCACGCTCCTCCGGGACTTACGTGCCGCCGGCCGCCGTGTTGTCGGATATGGGGCCACGTCGAGAAGCGCCACCGTGATGAACTATTGCGGTATCGGCCCCGAGTTGCTCCCCATCGTCTGTGATTCGACCCCCGAGAAGCAAGGTCGCGTCACACCGGGCACCAGAATTCCGGTCTGCCCGCCCGAGTCGTTCTCCGATCCCTACCCTGACTACGCTTTGCTGTTCGCCTGGAACCACGCCGAGGAGATCATGGCGAAGGAGCGTCGGTTCCATGAGAACGGTGGACGGTGGATCCTGTATTCGCCGAAGGTCCATCTGGTGTGA